One segment of Panicum virgatum strain AP13 chromosome 1K, P.virgatum_v5, whole genome shotgun sequence DNA contains the following:
- the LOC120650584 gene encoding sucrose transport protein SUT4 isoform X1, with amino-acid sequence MDSGAWGGGATAIRVPYRHLRDAEMELVSLNGSPRAGEGPPKDPHRDADGARQAGGAGTSRTKLVLACMVAAGVQFGWALQLSLLTPYIQTLGIDHAMASFIWLCGPITGFVVQPCVGVWSDKCRSKYGRRRPFILAGCLMICAAVTLIGFSADLGYFLGDTTEHCRTYKGSRYRAAIVFILGFWMLDLANNTVQGPARALLADLSGPDQCSSANAIFCSWMAVGNILGFSAGASGNWHKWFPILTTRACCEACGNLKAAFLVAVVFLLFCMSVTLYFAEEIPLEPKDAQGLYDSAPLLNGSIDNGHALNEQNNERLPNGHVDRNNVSGNSNTGEFTDGNSNLNRDNGEVFNDGPGAVLVNILTSMRHLPPGMHSVLVVMALTWLSWFPFFLFDTDWMGREVYHGDPNGDLSERKAYDNGVREGAFGLLLNSVVLGIGSFLVDPLCRMIGARLVWAISNFTVFICMMATTVLSWISSDLYSSKLHHIIGANKTVKNSALVVFSLLGLPLSITYSVPFSVTAELTAGSGGGQGLATGVLNLAIVVPQIVVSLGAGPWDALYGGGNIPAFALASIFSLAAGVLAVLKLPKLSNSYQSAGFHGFG; translated from the exons ATGGACTCCGGCGCCTGGGGCGGCGGGGCCACGGCCATCCGCGTGCCCTACCGCCACCTCCGCGACGCCGAGATGGAGCTCGTCAGCCTCAACGGCAGCCCCCGCGCAGGGGAGGGGCCGCCCAAGGACCCGCACCGGGACGCCGACGGGGCGCGCCAGGCGGGGGGCGCCGGCACCTCCAGGACCAAGCTCGTGCTCGCCTGCATGGTCGCCGCGGGCGTGCAGTTCGGATGGGCGCTGCAGCTCTCCCTCCTCACACCCTACATCCAG ACCCTAGGAATAGATCATGCCATGGCATCATTTATTTGGCTCTGTGGACCTATAACCGGTTTTGTG GTTCAACCATGTGTCGGTGTGTGGAGTGACAAATGCCGCTCAAAGTACGGGAGAAGAAGACCATTTATTTTGGCTGGATGCTTGATGATATGTGCTGCT GTAACTTTAATCGGGTTTTCTGCAGACCTTGGTTACTTCTTAGGAGACACCACTGAGCACTGCAG AACATACAAAGGTTCAAGATATCGAGCTGCTATTGTTTTCATTCTTGGATTCTGGATGTTGGACCTTGCAAATAATACAGTGCAG GGTCCAGCTCGTGCCCTTCTAGCTGATCTTTCAG GTCCTGATCAGTGTAGTTCTGCAAACGCAATATTCTGTTCATGGATGGCTGTTGGAAATATTCTTGGCTTTTCTGCTGGTGCGAGCGGGAATTGGCACAA ATGGTTTCCGATTCTAACAACAAGAGCCTGCTGTGAAGCCTGTGGTAATTTGAAAGCAGCTTTCTTAGTGGCAGTT GTATTTCTTTTGTTCTGCATGTCTGTTACCCTGTACTTCGCTGAAGAGATCCCACTAGAACCAAAGGATGCACAAGGACTATATGATTCCGCTCCGCTACTGAATGGGTCTATAGATAATGGCCATGCATTGAATGAACAAAACAATGAAAGATTACCTAATGGCCATGTGGATAGAAACAATGTCTCAGGAAACTCCAACACCGGGGAATTCACAGATGGGAATTCCAACTTGAACAGGGACAATGGAGAAGTTTTCAATGATGGCCCAGGAGCAGTTTTGGTCAACATTTTGACCAGCATGAGGCATCTACCTCCAGGAATGCATTCAGTGCTTGTAGTTATGGCCCTAACATGG TTGTCATGgtttccctttttcctttttgataCTGACTGGATGGGGCGTGAAGTTTACCATGGGGATCCAAATGGAGACTTGAGTGAGAGGAAAGCTTATGATAATGGTGTCCGAGAAGGTGCATTTGGTTTGCTATTGAATTCT GTTGTccttggtattggttccttccTTGTTGATCCACTATGTCGGATGATTGGTGCAAGATTGGTTTGGGCAATCAGTAACTTTACAGTGTTTATCTGCATGATGGCTACAACGGTACTAAGTTGGATCTCTTCTGATCTATACTCGAGTAAACTTCATCACATCATTGGAGCAAATAAAACAGTCAAGAATTCAGCATTGgttgttttctctcttcttgGATTGCCACTCTCC ATCACTTATAGTGTTCCATTTTCTGTAACCGCCGAGCTGACTGCTGGTTCAGGAGGTGGACAAG GTTTGGCTACAGGAGTCCTAAACCTTGCTATCGTCGTTCCCCAG ATAGTAGTCTCACTCGGAGCAGGTCCATGGGATGCTCTCTATGGGGGAGGAAACATCCCTGCATTCGCCTTGGCTTCGATCTTCTCTCTGGCAGCTGGTGTGCTCGCAGTTCTCAAGCTACCAAAGCTATCAAACTCGTACCAATCTGCCGGTTTCCATGGATTTGGTTGA
- the LOC120650584 gene encoding sucrose transport protein SUT4 isoform X2 translates to MPLKVREKKTIYFGWMLDDMCCYLGYFLGDTTEHCRTYKGSRYRAAIVFILGFWMLDLANNTVQGPARALLADLSGPDQCSSANAIFCSWMAVGNILGFSAGASGNWHKWFPILTTRACCEACGNLKAAFLVAVVFLLFCMSVTLYFAEEIPLEPKDAQGLYDSAPLLNGSIDNGHALNEQNNERLPNGHVDRNNVSGNSNTGEFTDGNSNLNRDNGEVFNDGPGAVLVNILTSMRHLPPGMHSVLVVMALTWLSWFPFFLFDTDWMGREVYHGDPNGDLSERKAYDNGVREGAFGLLLNSVVLGIGSFLVDPLCRMIGARLVWAISNFTVFICMMATTVLSWISSDLYSSKLHHIIGANKTVKNSALVVFSLLGLPLSITYSVPFSVTAELTAGSGGGQGLATGVLNLAIVVPQIVVSLGAGPWDALYGGGNIPAFALASIFSLAAGVLAVLKLPKLSNSYQSAGFHGFG, encoded by the exons ATGCCGCTCAAAGTACGGGAGAAGAAGACCATTTATTTTGGCTGGATGCTTGATGATATGTGCTGCT ACCTTGGTTACTTCTTAGGAGACACCACTGAGCACTGCAG AACATACAAAGGTTCAAGATATCGAGCTGCTATTGTTTTCATTCTTGGATTCTGGATGTTGGACCTTGCAAATAATACAGTGCAG GGTCCAGCTCGTGCCCTTCTAGCTGATCTTTCAG GTCCTGATCAGTGTAGTTCTGCAAACGCAATATTCTGTTCATGGATGGCTGTTGGAAATATTCTTGGCTTTTCTGCTGGTGCGAGCGGGAATTGGCACAA ATGGTTTCCGATTCTAACAACAAGAGCCTGCTGTGAAGCCTGTGGTAATTTGAAAGCAGCTTTCTTAGTGGCAGTT GTATTTCTTTTGTTCTGCATGTCTGTTACCCTGTACTTCGCTGAAGAGATCCCACTAGAACCAAAGGATGCACAAGGACTATATGATTCCGCTCCGCTACTGAATGGGTCTATAGATAATGGCCATGCATTGAATGAACAAAACAATGAAAGATTACCTAATGGCCATGTGGATAGAAACAATGTCTCAGGAAACTCCAACACCGGGGAATTCACAGATGGGAATTCCAACTTGAACAGGGACAATGGAGAAGTTTTCAATGATGGCCCAGGAGCAGTTTTGGTCAACATTTTGACCAGCATGAGGCATCTACCTCCAGGAATGCATTCAGTGCTTGTAGTTATGGCCCTAACATGG TTGTCATGgtttccctttttcctttttgataCTGACTGGATGGGGCGTGAAGTTTACCATGGGGATCCAAATGGAGACTTGAGTGAGAGGAAAGCTTATGATAATGGTGTCCGAGAAGGTGCATTTGGTTTGCTATTGAATTCT GTTGTccttggtattggttccttccTTGTTGATCCACTATGTCGGATGATTGGTGCAAGATTGGTTTGGGCAATCAGTAACTTTACAGTGTTTATCTGCATGATGGCTACAACGGTACTAAGTTGGATCTCTTCTGATCTATACTCGAGTAAACTTCATCACATCATTGGAGCAAATAAAACAGTCAAGAATTCAGCATTGgttgttttctctcttcttgGATTGCCACTCTCC ATCACTTATAGTGTTCCATTTTCTGTAACCGCCGAGCTGACTGCTGGTTCAGGAGGTGGACAAG GTTTGGCTACAGGAGTCCTAAACCTTGCTATCGTCGTTCCCCAG ATAGTAGTCTCACTCGGAGCAGGTCCATGGGATGCTCTCTATGGGGGAGGAAACATCCCTGCATTCGCCTTGGCTTCGATCTTCTCTCTGGCAGCTGGTGTGCTCGCAGTTCTCAAGCTACCAAAGCTATCAAACTCGTACCAATCTGCCGGTTTCCATGGATTTGGTTGA
- the LOC120650596 gene encoding splicing factor 3B subunit 2-like, translating to MAAAEVDPAPNPTSDLPNGSSAQDRKKSRESDRRRRRRKQKKNKAASNAADAGGDAEPDEEAAPDGAKENADQKPQVEVEVEYVPEKAELDDAFLADFKDIFDKFTFKDSPAATEDGEKKNEDGTDAAKEGDGSDSDEDAQDAQQKKEGGVSNKQKKLQRRMKIAELKQICARPDVVEVWDATASDPKLLVYLKSYRNTVPVPRHWCQKRKFLQGKRGIEKQPFQLPDFIAATGIEKIRQAYIEKEDSKKLKQKQRERMQPKMGKMDIDYQVLHDAFFKYQTKPKLTSHGDLYYEGKEFEVKLREMKPGVLSRELKEALGMPDGAPPPWLINMQRYGPPPSYPQLKIPGLNAPIPPGASFGYRPGEWGKPPVDEHGRPLYGDVFGVLQHDEPNYDEEPVDRSKHWGDLEEEEEEEEEEEEEEEEPMEDEDMEEGMQSVDTISSTPTGVETPDVIDLRKLQRKEPERQTEKQLYQVLEQKEERIAPGTLYGSSHTYVLGAQDKAAPKRVDLLKNQKSDKVDVTIQPEELEVMDDVLAAKYEEAREEEKLRNQKEDFSDMVAENASKRKRKQQEKDGKSKKKEFKF from the exons atggccgccgccgaggtggACCCCGCCCCCAACCCTACCTCCGACCTCCCCAACGGATCGTCCGCGCAGGACAGGAAGAAGTCCCGCGAgagcgaccgccgccgccgacgtcgtaagcagaagaagaacaaggcgGCTTCTAACGCCGCAGATGCGGGCGGGGATGCGGAGCCCGATGAGGAGGCGGCGCCCGACGGCGCCAAGGAGAACGCCGATCAGAAACCCCAG gttgaggtggaggtggagtacGTGCCAGAGAAGGCAGAGCTTGACGACGCCTTCCTCGCCGACTTTAAGGACATCTTCGACAAATTCACCTTCAAGGATTCCCCCGCTGCCACCGAG GATGGTGAGAAGAAGAATGAGGATGGCACTGATGCAGCGAAGGAGGGGGATGGATCCGACTCGGATGAAGATGCCCAGGACGCCCAGCAGAAGAAGGAAGGGGGTGTCTCCAATAAGCAGAAGAAA TTGCAACGGAGGATGAAAATTGCAGAGTTGAAACAGATATGTGCCAGGCCAGACGTGGTTGAG GTATGGGATGCGACTGCATCAGATCCCAAGTTACTTGTCTATCTGAAGTCCTACCGGAACACAGTACCCGTTCCAAGGCACTGGTGTCAAAAGAGGAAGTTCTTGCAG GGGAAGAGAGGTATTGAGAAACAACCTTTCCAACTCCCTGACTTCATTGCAGCTACTGGAATAGAAAAAATAAGACAG GCATATATTGAGAAGGAGGACAGCAAAAAGCTAAAGCAGAAACAGCGAGAGCGTATGCAGCCCAAGATGGGAAAGATGGATATAGATTATCAG GTTTTACATGACGCTTTCTTCAAATATCAAACAAAGCCAAAATTAACTAGTCATGGTGACCTGTATTACGAAGGAAAGGAGTTTGAG GTCAAACTTAGGGAAATGAAGCCCGGTGTTCTATCTCGAGAACTTAAAGAAGCTCTTGGTATGCCTGATGGTGCACCGCCTCCATGGCTTATAAACATGCAG AGATATGGCCCCCCACCCTCCTATCCTCAACTGAAGATTCCTGGTCTCAATGCTCCAATTCCTCCTGGTGCAAGTTTTGGATATCGACCTGGAGAATGGGGGAAACCTCCTGTTGACGAA CATGGGCGCCCCTTATACGGAGATGTTTTTGGAGTCCTACAGCATGATGAACCTAACTATGAT GAGGAGCCTGTTGATCGTAGCAAGCACTGGGGAGActtagaggaggaagaggaggaggaagaagaggaggaggaggaggaggaagagccaATGGAAGACGAAGACATGGAAGAGGGCATGCAATCTGTTGACACCATTTCAAG CACTCCCACTGGCGTGGAAACACCTGATGTTATCGATCTTCGAAAGCTACAGAGGAAAGAGCCTGAAAGACAAACAGAGAAGCAGCTATACCAG GTTCTTGAGCAGAAGGAGGAAAGAATCGCCCCTGGGACACTCTACGGATCAAGCCACAC GTATGTGCTCGGGGCACAAGACAAAGCTGCTCCCAAAAGG GTTGATCTTCTCAAAAACCAGAAGTCTGATAAGGTGGATGTCACCATACAACCTGAGGAATTGGAGGTTATGGATGACGTGTTGGCGGCCAA GTATGAAGAAGCACGAGAGGAGGAGAAGCTGCGGAATCAGAAGGAAGACTTCAGCGACATGGTGGCTGAG AACGCAagcaagaggaagaggaagcagCAGGAGAAGGATGGGAAATCGAAAAAGAAGGAATTCAAGTTCTAG
- the LOC120650606 gene encoding probable prolyl 4-hydroxylase 3 has product MAPSRPLMRGIRPPRVFPTRAGRASPYAIALTALLLVSAFLLALLAFGVFSLPVSAPSAATTNAAGGETESADARPSRPRARRDLGVGLGDRGAQWTEVISWEPRAFVYHNFLSKEECDYLIGLAKPHMVKSTVVDSTTGKSKDSRVRTSSGMFLQRGRDKVIRAIEKRIADYTFIPVEHGEGLQVLHYEVGQKYEPHFDYFLDEFNTKNGGQRMATLLMYLSDVEEGGETIFPDANVNSSSLPWYNELSECARRGLSVKPKMGDALLFYSMKPDATLDPLSLHGGCPVIKGNKWSSTKWMHIHEYKA; this is encoded by the exons ATGGCGCCGTCGCGCCCGCTCATGCGCGGGATCCGCCCGCCCCGCGTCTTCCccacccgcgccggccgcgcctcgccgtACGCCATCGCGCTCACCGCCCTGCTCCTCGTCTCCGCCTTCCTTCTCGCCCTCCTCGCCTTCGGCGTCTTCTCCCTCCCAGTGTccgcgcccagcgccgccaccaccaacgCTGCCGGAGGGGAGACCGAGTCCGCCGACGCCCGCCCCTCGCGCCCACGCGCCCGCCGCGACCTCGG GGTTGGACTGGGAGACCGGGGTGCGCAGTGGACGGAGGTCATCTCGTGGGAGCCCAGGGCATTCGTCTACCACAACTTCCTG TCTAAGGAAGAGTGCGATTACCTAATTGGATTGGCCAAGCCTCACATGGTAAAATCAACGGTTGTTGATAGCACCACAGGCAAAAGCAAGGACAGCAGGGTTCGTACAAGTTCAGGCATGTTCCTCCAAAGAGGAAGAGACAAGGTTATTCGAGCAATCGAAAAGAGGATAGCAGATTACACCTTCATACCTGTGG AACACGGTGAGGGACTCCAAGTGCTGCATTATGAAGTTGGACAGAAGTATGAGCCTCACTTTGATTATTTTCTTGATGAGTTCAACACCAAGAATGGTGGCCAGAGGATGGCTACTCTTCTGATGTATCT ATCAGATGTTGAAGAAGGGGGTGAGACTATTTTCCCTGATGCAAATGTGAACAGCAGTTCTTTACCATGGTATAATGAGCTTTCAGAATGTGCCAGAAGAGGTCTCTCTGTCAAACCAAAGATGGGAGATGCGCTTCTTTTCTATAGCATGAAACCAGATGCCACTCTGGACCCATTGAGTCTACATG GAGGTTGTCCTGTGATTAAAGGAAATAAATGGTCGTCAACCAAGTGGATGCATATCCATGAGTACAAAGCTTGA